A genome region from Magnolia sinica isolate HGM2019 chromosome 8, MsV1, whole genome shotgun sequence includes the following:
- the LOC131253702 gene encoding cyclin-dependent kinase B1-1 translates to MEKYEKLEKVGEGTYGKVYKAQDKATGQLVALKKTRLEMDEEGVPPTALREISLLQLLSHCLYVVRLLCVEHVDKNGKPLLYLVFEYLDTDLKKFIDSHRKGPNPRPISPSVIQSFLYQLCKGVAHCHSHGVLHRDLKPQNLLVDTEKGILKIADLGLGRAFTVPLKSYTHEIVTLWYRAPEVLLGSTHYSTGVDMWSVGCIFAEMVRRQALFPGDSELQQLLHIFRLLGTPTEEQWPGVSSLRDWHEYPQWKPQNLARLVPTLEPEGIDLLSKMLQYDPAERISAKAALDHPYFDSLDKSQF, encoded by the exons ATGGAGAAGTACGAGAAGCTGGAGAAGGTAGGAGAGGGAACGTATGGGAAGGTGTACAAGGCCCAGGACAAAGCCACAGGACAGCTCGTTGCATTGAAGAAGACTCGCCTCGAGATGGACGAAGAAGGCGTCCCTCCGACCGCCCTCCGTGAGATCTCCCTCCTCCAATTGCTCTCCCACTGCCTCTACGTTGTCAG GTTGCTGTGCGTGGAGCATGTCGACAAGAACGGGAAGCCGCTTCTGTATCTGGTGTTTGAGTATCTCGACACCGATCTCAAGAAGTTCATTGATTCCCACCGCAAGGGACCCAATCCGAGGCCCATCTCTCCTTCCGTCATTCAG AGCTTCCTGTATCAGTTGTGCAAAGGAGTTGCTCATTGTCACAGCCACGGAGTGCTACACAG AGATCTGAAGCCTCAAAATCTCCTGGTGGACACAGAGAAAGGCATACTGAAGATTGCAGATCTTGGGCTTGGAAGAGCCTTCACAGTCCCTCTCAAGAGCTACACTCATGAG ATTGTTACACTTTGGTACAGAGCCCCCGAGGTGTTGTTGGGATCTACACATTACTCAACCGGAGTGGACATGTGGTCTGTTGGATGTATATTCG CGGAAATGGTAAGAAGGCAAGCTTTATTTCCAGGTGACTCAGAGCTGCAGCAACTGCTTCACATCTTCAG GTTGCTGGGAACTCCAACTGAAGAACAGTGGCCGGGAGTAAGCTCTCTGAGGGATTGGCATGAATATCCACAATGGAAGCCTCAGAATTTGGCACGTTTAGTTCCAACATTAGAACCTGAGGGCATCGACCTCTTATCG AAGATGCTTCAATATGATCCTGCGGAGAGGATTTCAGCAAAAGCAGCACTGGATCATCCTTATTTTGACAGCCTCGACAAGTCACAGTTCTGA
- the LOC131253703 gene encoding 2,3-bisphosphoglycerate-independent phosphoglycerate mutase encodes MGSSGFSWKLAEHPKLPKGKTIAVVVLDGWGEANPDKYNCIHVAETPTMDSLKKSAPEKWRLVRAHGKAVGLPTEDDMGNSEVGHNALGAGRIYAQGAKLVDLALASGKIFEGEGFKYIKESFDTGTLHLIGLLSDGGVHSRLDQLQLLLKGASENGAKRIRVHILTDGRDVLDGSSVGFVETLENDLSQLREKGIDAQIASGGGRMNVTMDRYENDWGVVKRGWDAQVLGEAPCKFQSAVEAVKKLRAEPKANDQYLPPFVIVDENGKAVGPIVDGDAVVTINFRADRMVMVAKAFEYEDFDKFDRVRFPKIRYAGMLQYDGELKLPSHYLVSPPEIERTSGEYLVHNGVRTFACSETVKFGHVTFFWNGNRSGYFNSEMEEYVEIPSDSGITFNVQPKMKALEIAEKARDAILSRKFDQVRVNLPNGDMVGHTGDIEATVVACKAADEAVKMILDAIEQVGGIYVVTADHGNAEDMVKRNKTGQPQLDKNGNIQILTSHTLQPVPIAIGGPGLAAGVKFRTDVPDGGLANVAATVMNLHGFEAPSDYEQTLIEVVDN; translated from the exons ATGGGTAGCTCTGGATTCTCATGGAAATTGGCTGAACACCCAAAGCTTCCAAAGGGTAAGACCATAGCAGTTGTTGTTTTGGATGGGTGGGGTGAAGCCAATCCTGACAAGTACAACTGTATCCATGTTGCTGAAACACCGACAATGGATTCGCTTAAAAAG AGTGCTCCGGAGAAGTGGAGGTTGGTGAGGGCTCATGGAAAGGCGGTGGGGCTCCCAACTGAGGATGACATGGGCAATAGTGAGGTTGGTCACAATGCACTTGGTGCTGGACGGATATATGCTCAAGG TGCGAAGCTAGTCGATCTTGCACTTGCCTCTGGAAAAATCTTTGAAGGAGAAGGTTTCAAGTACATCAAGGAAAGCTTTGATACTGGCACTTTGCATCTGATTGGGTTATTGAGCGATGGGGGTGTCCACTCCCGGCTTGATCAGTTGCAG TTGCTACTAAAAGGAGCTAGTGAGAATGGTGCCAAAAGAATCCGTGTGCACATCCTCACCGACGGCCGTGATGTTTTGGATGGTTCAAGTGTAGGCTTTGTAGAAACACTCGAGAATGATCTTTCACAGTTACGGGAGAAAGGCATTGATGCTCAGATTGCATCTGGTGGTGGCAGGATGAATGTTACAATGGATCGTTATGAG AATGACTGGGGTGTCGTTAAACGTGGATGGGATGCCCAGGTTCTTGGTGAAGCTCCATGCAAATTTCAAAGTGCTGTTGAAGCTGTGAAAAAGCTCAGGGCGGAACCTAAGGCCAATGACCAGTATTTGCCCCCATTTGTTATAGTTGATGAGAATGGCAAGGCAGTCGGGCCAATAGTGGATGGGGATGCAGTTGTAACAATCAACTTCCGGGCAGACCGTATGGTTATGGTTGCTAAAGCGTTTGAGTATGAAGATTTTGATAAATTTGACCGTGTTCGGTTTCCAAAAATTCGCTATGCCGGAATGCTACAATATGATGGGGAGTTGAAGCTTCCAAGCCATTATCTTGTTTCTCCCCCAGAGATAGAGAGGACATCTGGTGAATATCTAGTGCATAACGGTGTCCGCACATTTGCATGCAG TGAGACCGTCAAGTTTGGTCATGTCACATTCTTCTGGAATGGAAATAGATCGGGATACTTTAACTCAGAGATGGAGGAATATGTTGAAATTCCAAGTGATAGTGGAATTACTTTCAATGTCCAACCAAAGATGAAGGCCCTGGAAATTGCAGAGAAGGCAAGGGATGCCATCCTTAGTCGCAAGTTTGATCAG GTACGTGTCAACCTACCTAATGGGGACATGGTTGGGCATACAGGTGATATAGAGGCAACGGTTGTAGCTTGCAAGGCAGCTGATGAAGCCGTCAAG ATGATCCTTGATGCGATAGAGCAAGTGGGTGGAATCTATGTCGTGACTGCAGATCATGGAAATGCCGAGGACATGGTGAAGAGAAACAAGACCGGGCAGCCTCAGCTCGATAAAAATGGGAATATCCAAATCCTCACTTCTCATACTCTCCAACCT GTTCCGATTGCCATTGGAGGCCCTGGTTTGGCGGCAGGAGTCAAATTCCGGACGGACGTGCCCGATGGTGGGCTTGCCAATGTCGCAGCCACTGTGATGAATCTCCATGGTTTTGAGGCGCCGAGTGACTACGAGCAAACGCTCATTGAGGTTGTTGACAATTGA